GCGACAAGGCTAGGGAAGGCACTCCAGCAACAAATCCCTCGCTATCAACCGAGACTAGGTAAAAACGACTCTCGTATTCAGATTATCTTTTAGGTTTTTCTTCGTCTTTTTCCGCGAGCAACATTGTATCGTTGACGGCTTTTGATTCGATTTGTTTGTTAGAACGGAAACCGCGGATTTTCTTAGTTTGATTTTCTTGGCGCTCGACTTGTTCTGTGAGGTCGACCGTCACGTCACCGAAGCAGCGTACTTGGCAGCTCAAACGGCGGCCATCGATAAAGTGGCTAGTGCCGATCAGATTTAATTCAGCTTTGCCCGGAGGAAGAACATTCGACTCCCCTTCCGTGATTCTTACGCGGCATTCAGCGCAAGAGGGAACGCCTTTGCAGATTGAACGAATCTCAAGCTGGTTTTCCGTCGCAATCTGCAAAAGACTCTTGTTAGGAGTTCCTTCGACTTCGATATTTTGCGGAAGAAATTTAATTTTCATAACTTGAGATTCCTATTTCACTTAACAATTATAACACTTCTATTTTAGAACGACCTTCGCGTATTTCGTCTTACCCGCTTTGATCACAAGACCGTTCGCTAAGTCGGCCTCTGCAATCTTCAATTGAGGGTCCGAAATCTTCGTTCCTGCGATTTGTACGGCACCGCCTTGAATCAGACGTCCGGCTTCTCCGTTAGAAGCTGCTAAACCGACTTTCACCATCAACGGGCGAATACCAATAGTGCCGCCTTCAAGATCCGCCGCAGAGATATTCGCCACTGGAATTTCATCCGGAAGACCTTTATCGACGAAAATACGATTAAACTCTTCTTCAGCGGCTTGCGCTGCGGCTTCAGAGTGGAAACGTTTGATCAAGAACTTCGCCAAGTTCACTTTCACATCACGAGGATGTTTGCGTTTTTCCGCCACGTCGGTTTTCAACTGCGACAACTGATGCGCGGAAATATCCGTGAGCAATTCGTACCAGCGGAACATCAACTCGTCAGAGATGCGCATCGTTTTACCAAACATGTCTTTCGGCGTATCGATCACGGAAATATAGTTGTCCAAAGACTTGGACATTTTATTCACGCCATCGATCCCCTCAAGAATCGGCATCGTCAAAACACATTGAGGCTCTTGGCCGTAAGCGGATTGCATGTCACGACCAACAAGAAGATTGAACTTCTGATCCGTACCGCCCAACTCGACGTCAGCGTTCAAAGCCACAGAGTCATAGCCTTGAGTCAAAGGATACAAGAATTCGTGAATACCGATCGGTGTTCCGGATCTGTAGCGCTTCGTGAAGTCTTCACGCTCAAGCATACGCGCGACCGTGTATTGTGCCGACATTTTGATGAAATCAACAGGAGTCATTTTGCCAATCCAAGAGGAGTTGTAAACGATCTCTGTTTTTTCCGGGTCCAAAATCTTAAAGATTTGCTTCGCGTAAGTACGACCGTTTTCTTCGATCTCTTCGCGCGTGAGCATAGGACGAGTCGTATTTTTTCCTGAAGGGTCCCCAATCATCGCCGTGAAATCCCCGATCAAGAAGAAAACTTTATGTCCCAATTCTTGGAAGGTTCTGAGTTTATTGATCACGACCGTGTGACCGATATGAATATCAGGGCGTGTCGGATCTGCTCCCAATTTGATGTTGAGAGGTTTTCCCTTTTTCAGCTTCTTAAGCATGTCTTCGTCGTTGATAAACTCAGCGACACCGAACTTGATTCTTTCTAGCTGTTCACGAGGATCTAAAAAACTCATACTTAAATTCCTAAACCTTAGCGTGCGTGCTCAACACTTCTTGTTTCACGAACAACAGTGACTTTCACTTGGCCTGCCTGAGGCAGCTCGCGCTCGATCTTACGAGCGATATCACGAGACAACATCACAGCTTGATCGTCTGTCACCTTGCTGGATTCCACAAGAACACGGACGTCTTTACCCGCTTGCAAAGCCAACGTCTTAAGAACTCCGTCGAAGCTGTTGCCGATGCTTTCCAAATCCTCCAAACGATGGATGAAGGAATCCATTTGCGGACGACGTGCGCCCGGACGAGAGCTTGAAAGCACGTAAGCCGCATGCACAATCCACGCAAGAATCGAATGAGGTTTTTCCTCTTCGTCGTGCGCGCGGATGGCATGGCAAACATCTTCGGATTCATTGTATTTTTTCGCGGCTTCAGCACCAACAAAAGCGTAACTGCCTTCGGCCGTGTGATCGATCGCTTTACCGATATTGTGCAAAAGACCCGCACGGCGAGCGAGCTTCACGTTCACACCCATTTCACCCGCAAGAAGTCCTGCGATCTGTGCCACTTCCAAAGCTTGGTTCAAAGCGTTTTGACCTTGGTATGAACGGTATTTCAAACCGCCGATGATTTTCACAAGCTCCGGATGGATGTTTGGAATTCCCAACTCCATCACATGGCGCTCGCCTTCTTCTTTAATCGACTTCATTAATTCGTTACGTTGTTTCTCAACAACTTCTTCGATACGTGCTGGATGCACACGACCGTCTTCCATCAATTTCTCGATAGTACGGCGAGCCAACTCGCGGCGAACTGGATCAAAACCAGAGATCACCACCGCTTCCGGAGTATCGTCGACGATCAAGTCCACACCGCAAAGCGCTTCGAGGGTACGAATATTACGACCTTCACGGCCGATAATCTTGCCCTTCATCTCGTCGTTCGGCAGAGCCAAGACACTGACTGTACGCTCAGAGGTGTATTCCGATGCGAAACGGGAAAGAGCTGTCGCCAAAATACGTTTTGCTTTTTTATCAGCTTCTTTATTGGCTTCTTCTTCAATGGCTGCGATTTTTTTCGCTGCTTCCATTTTTGCTTCGTCTTCAAGAGCTCCCAAAAGCTGACGACGAGCTTCGTCTTGCGACATGGAGGCGACACTTTCAAGTTTCGTCTTCAACTCCGCAATGTGCGCCTCGCCTTTTTTCTCTAAATCCTTGATTCTGTTTTCTGAGATCGCGATTTTTTCTTCGCGGTCTTTGAGCGTATTAAGGTAACGCTCGTTTTCTTCCATCTTCTGTTTGAACTGATCGTCGATTTCTTTCAGACGACGTTCCAACTGAGACTCTTTGTTTTTAACTGTGGATTTTTGCTTATGAATGTCGGCTTCGACGTTTTTGCGGGCGCGGGCTTCGAAATCCTTGGCTTTTGTTTCAGAATCCTTTTTGATTTTTGCGGCTTCTGACTTGGCTTTGTTTACGATTCTTTCCGCTTCGATACGAGCTGACTTCTTTTTGTTTTCATCTTGAAGGCGCTTAACAACAAAAACACCTACTCCACCTAAAAGAACACCGATAATTGCGGTGATAACGATCTCCATGACCTATTACTCCTGATACTGCTTGCACTCGACAACGCCTGATTCCGTAATGAGATAATCCATCACGACATCGTGGGGCTCCGTGGGAAGTGGATCGACTGTGACTTGAAAATCAAAAGCGATTCCGACTTTAATCCCTTGGTATCCAGCAAGAGTCTTGTCATAAAACCCTTTGCCCTTCCCCAGGCGATTGCCATTCTTATTAAACACGAGTCCTGGAATCAGCAGACCGTGAAGTTCTCTCAGATCCTTTTTGACGGATTCTTGGGATGGTTCCCACACTCCGTAAGGTCCCAGCACAAAATGCGGGGCTTCGAAAAACTCCAAGTGGCCTTCATGCATGCGCGGAAAAACCCAAGCAATCGAAGGGATTTGAAACACCTCTTCGACTTGCGCTTCCTCCGGCAGAGCACGGTAGGCTCCCCAGATTCCCTTTTGCGAACTCATATAGTTGCGCAAATGAGAATTGAGCTGCTGTTGGTTGTGAACAAGACCTTGCGCAAACTCTTGAGCGCAAAGAGATTTAAAGAAGGAACGACAGTCCTTTTTAGAGCTCCAAGAAACAGGCATGGAAACCCCAAGAATCAAAACAAAGTCAGTTGTTCAAAACCTTGTTGCTCTTGGAATTTTCTAGATCCATAGAAAGTTGCAACGCTTTTTCTTCGAGTTTTTCCAACTCGCGATGCGCCTTTCTTTTCAAAAGGATAAGTTCCTCCGCCAAATTCATCGCTGTCAAAACAGCGGCATTTTGGAAAGAACCGTTTTTAGTCAGGGACATGGCTTGATTCATTTTGTTGTTAACAAAATCGACGAGCTCTTGAACAGTGGCATCGTCATGAGAGGTTTTTAACTTGTAAGGGACACCCGCAATTAGAAAATTGTAGGTTTTTTTATCAGATGTCACTAGCACCTCAACAGCTGCAGAACCGAATTGCCTAAACCTTTTAAAACTCTAGAAAAAACCTAGATCAACACTGTTAAAAGTATATCGCTAAAGGCTCGATATTCAACAGTTTATTTTTTCGAACAGGTGCATATAATGCCGAGGTCTTTCTTCGTTTCGCAGAGAATC
This region of Bdellovibrio sp. 22V genomic DNA includes:
- a CDS encoding cell division protein ZapA; the encoded protein is MTSDKKTYNFLIAGVPYKLKTSHDDATVQELVDFVNNKMNQAMSLTKNGSFQNAAVLTAMNLAEELILLKRKAHRELEKLEEKALQLSMDLENSKSNKVLNN
- the tyrS gene encoding tyrosine--tRNA ligase, yielding MSFLDPREQLERIKFGVAEFINDEDMLKKLKKGKPLNIKLGADPTRPDIHIGHTVVINKLRTFQELGHKVFFLIGDFTAMIGDPSGKNTTRPMLTREEIEENGRTYAKQIFKILDPEKTEIVYNSSWIGKMTPVDFIKMSAQYTVARMLEREDFTKRYRSGTPIGIHEFLYPLTQGYDSVALNADVELGGTDQKFNLLVGRDMQSAYGQEPQCVLTMPILEGIDGVNKMSKSLDNYISVIDTPKDMFGKTMRISDELMFRWYELLTDISAHQLSQLKTDVAEKRKHPRDVKVNLAKFLIKRFHSEAAAQAAEEEFNRIFVDKGLPDEIPVANISAADLEGGTIGIRPLMVKVGLAASNGEAGRLIQGGAVQIAGTKISDPQLKIAEADLANGLVIKAGKTKYAKVVLK
- a CDS encoding 5-formyltetrahydrofolate cyclo-ligase, yielding MPVSWSSKKDCRSFFKSLCAQEFAQGLVHNQQQLNSHLRNYMSSQKGIWGAYRALPEEAQVEEVFQIPSIAWVFPRMHEGHLEFFEAPHFVLGPYGVWEPSQESVKKDLRELHGLLIPGLVFNKNGNRLGKGKGFYDKTLAGYQGIKVGIAFDFQVTVDPLPTEPHDVVMDYLITESGVVECKQYQE
- a CDS encoding 2Fe-2S iron-sulfur cluster-binding protein, which gives rise to MKIKFLPQNIEVEGTPNKSLLQIATENQLEIRSICKGVPSCAECRVRITEGESNVLPPGKAELNLIGTSHFIDGRRLSCQVRCFGDVTVDLTEQVERQENQTKKIRGFRSNKQIESKAVNDTMLLAEKDEEKPKR
- the rny gene encoding ribonuclease Y, whose protein sequence is MEIVITAIIGVLLGGVGVFVVKRLQDENKKKSARIEAERIVNKAKSEAAKIKKDSETKAKDFEARARKNVEADIHKQKSTVKNKESQLERRLKEIDDQFKQKMEENERYLNTLKDREEKIAISENRIKDLEKKGEAHIAELKTKLESVASMSQDEARRQLLGALEDEAKMEAAKKIAAIEEEANKEADKKAKRILATALSRFASEYTSERTVSVLALPNDEMKGKIIGREGRNIRTLEALCGVDLIVDDTPEAVVISGFDPVRRELARRTIEKLMEDGRVHPARIEEVVEKQRNELMKSIKEEGERHVMELGIPNIHPELVKIIGGLKYRSYQGQNALNQALEVAQIAGLLAGEMGVNVKLARRAGLLHNIGKAIDHTAEGSYAFVGAEAAKKYNESEDVCHAIRAHDEEEKPHSILAWIVHAAYVLSSSRPGARRPQMDSFIHRLEDLESIGNSFDGVLKTLALQAGKDVRVLVESSKVTDDQAVMLSRDIARKIERELPQAGQVKVTVVRETRSVEHAR